DNA from Brassica napus cultivar Da-Ae chromosome C4, Da-Ae, whole genome shotgun sequence:
AgacaacatcttcttcttcctctaagTCAAAGTTCTCAAGAAGCTTCTCAACAAGTGCTTCATCTGCTAAATCTCCACTATTCGCAAGGAGTTCCTCTACTAAATGCTCTGTTCCCTTATCCtcatcttcctcatcttcaATCTCTAGAAGCTTctcaagaaaagagagaaaatcgTCTtcctctccatcttcttctatCACTCGAAAATACAGCAGCTTGGCTAAAGAACAAAAGGCAAGGTTTTACATCATGAGAAGGTGTGTGGCTATGCTTGTTTGTTGGCATAAACATGGAGATTCTTAATTAGATCTTCCTTTCTTTGTTACTTGTAATTAGATCAGTATGATTATTCCATACAAGTTCATTGTAAgaagaaattttgtttttaaaaattagggtttcaatgC
Protein-coding regions in this window:
- the LOC106449261 gene encoding small polypeptide DEVIL 13, with amino-acid sequence MEEKWKLSKKETTSSSSSKSKFSRSFSTSASSAKSPLFARSSSTKCSVPLSSSSSSSISRSFSRKERKSSSSPSSSITRKYSSLAKEQKARFYIMRRCVAMLVCWHKHGDS